From a single Kryptolebias marmoratus isolate JLee-2015 linkage group LG6, ASM164957v2, whole genome shotgun sequence genomic region:
- the fev gene encoding protein FEV has product MRQACGGKLMFNMYLSDPTENLLKETKGTSWGPINTGVQKGSGQIQLWQFLLELLSDSTNVSCIAWEGTNGEFKLIDPDEVARRWGERKSKPNMNYDKLSRALRYYYDKNIMTKVHGKRYAYKFDFHGLAQVCQPSTTEQAIYKFQGNFSPIPFSGISKLNLVTPGVGPSGFSYWPGSPPAALYHSHNLQPPGPFGTVSPSHISCVNNINSLSNINNHYN; this is encoded by the exons ATGAGACAAGCCTGCGGAGGAAAGCTCATGTTCAACATGTATCTCTCAG atCCAACAGAAAATCTGTTGAAAGAAACTAAAGGAACATCTTGGGGACCAATAAATACAGGAGTGCAGAAAG GCAGCGGGCAGATCCAGCTGTGGCAGTTCCTCCTGGAGCTCCTCTCGGACAGCACCAACGTGTCGTGCATCGCCTGGGAGGGCACCAACGGGGAGTTCAAGCTCATCGACCCGGACGAGGTCGCCCGGCGCTGGGGCGAGCGCAAAAGCAAACCCAACATGAACTACGACAAGCTGAGCCGCGCGCTGCGCTACTACTACGACAAGAACATCATGACCAAAGTCCACGGCAAGAGATACGCCTATAAGTTTGATTTCCACGGCCTGGCGCAGGTGTGCCAGCCGTCCACCACCGAGCAGGCCATCTACAAGTTCCAGGGGAACTTCTCCCCGATCCCCTTCTCCGGGATCTCCAAACTGAACCTGGTGACGCCCGGCGTGGGGCCCTCGGGGTTCTCCTACTGGCCCGGTTCCCCTCCCGCggctctgtatcacagccacaACCTGCAGCCTCCGGGGCCCTTTGGCACCGTGTCTCCATCCCACATCAGCTGCGTCAACAACATCAACAGTCTGAGCAACATCAATAACCACTACAACTGA
- the cryba2b gene encoding beta-crystallin A2b codes for MNTQQMEQMGQFRITVWEEENFQGKRCEFMLECQNIMERGFNKIRSIKVENGPWVGYEYPEFQGQQFILEKGDYPRYEAWSGNSSYRTEHMLSFRPIKCANHSDSKVTLYECEDFQGRKFEMCDDYPSLQAMGWCSKEVPSIKINSGAWVAYQFPGYRGYQYILERDRHQGEYRNYNEYSTQAHTNQVQSIRRIQH; via the exons ATGAACACTCAACAGATGGAGCAAATGGGCCAGTTCAGGATCACAGTCTGGGAGGAGGAGAACTTCCAGGGAAAGCGCTGTGAGTTCATGCTGGAATGCCAGAACATCATGGAGAGGGGCTTCAACAAGATCCGCTCCATCAAGGTTGAGAATGGACC TTGGGTGGGTTATGAGTACCCAGAGTTTCAGGGACAGCAGTTCATCCTGGAGAAGGGAGACTATCCTCGCTACGAGGCCTGGAGTGGAAACAGCAGCTACAGAACTGAGCACATGCTTTCCTTCAGGCCCATCAAGTGTGCT aaccACAGTGACAGCAAAGTGACCCTGTACGAGTGTGAGGACTTCCAGGGCCGTAAGTTTGAGATGTGCGATGACTACCCCTCCCTACAGGCAATGGGCTGGTGCAGCAAGGAGGTGCCCTCCATCAAAATCAACTCCGGAGC CTGGGTGGCCTACCAGTTCCCTGGTTACCGCGGTTACCAGTACATCCTGGAGAGAGACAGACACCAAGGCGAGTACAGAAACTACAACGAGTACAGCACCCAGGCTCACACCAACCAGGTGCAGTCCATTCGTAGGATCCAGCACTAA